A window of the Microvirga terrae genome harbors these coding sequences:
- a CDS encoding SUF system Fe-S cluster assembly protein: MTDDIVAALKTVYDPEIPADIYELGLIYRVDIDDDRNVAIDMTLTAPGCPVAGEMPGWVENAVSTVQGVQSVKVSMVFDPPWDQSRMSDEARVALDMW, translated from the coding sequence ATGACGGACGACATCGTCGCGGCGCTGAAAACCGTCTATGATCCCGAAATTCCGGCCGACATCTACGAGCTCGGCCTGATCTACCGGGTCGACATCGACGACGACCGCAACGTCGCCATCGACATGACCCTGACGGCCCCAGGCTGCCCCGTGGCCGGCGAGATGCCGGGCTGGGTGGAGAACGCCGTATCCACCGTCCAGGGGGTTCAGAGCGTCAAGGTCAGCATGGTGTTCGATCCGCCGTGGGACCAGAGCCGCATGTCCGACGAGGCCCGCGTCGCCCTCGACATGTGGTAA